One stretch of Pomacea canaliculata isolate SZHN2017 linkage group LG1, ASM307304v1, whole genome shotgun sequence DNA includes these proteins:
- the LOC112571769 gene encoding protein unc-93 homolog A-like — translation MVQELSSRPKMDETQAVNNGASPASRKLTSSDQYLEHAQKAPQVQRPVRTCAVVSLSFLFVYTANLAIQNLQSSLNQAEGLGITSLAALYGAIIVCGTMSPLVIRLLGAKRTLLLAWVFHALYTLSNFYPTFPTLLTSSLLLGAIAGPMWTAQGLFISESGLAYAQSHQMEPHEALSKFSGIFFACYEATQITGSLITSLVLMRGNYSEVNNTGRICGAGVCPGQVTNSTQIEQPEQSLVYLLLGIFLACNILGLALTAAILPGLDKRLETSAGENTLGSSVTSCLSMMLVPRMLLLLPFFMAQAMNSGLLFAEYTQAFISCSVGIQWVGYVMASFGVLTAAQALGLNFLARYIGRQLLFPAAALADMSVAVAMLLWNPVGADVGLFFILPTVSGFAEGIFQAQFYSLVATVFPTQLTGAFAAYHTSKATAFTLTFVLARFLCLRERIYFILAFSALGLCGYTSVEVMIAKHRTKEKTIVVELADTRASEKSPLRKRNSDSQSLNKNNI, via the exons ATGGTCCAGGAGCTGTCAAGCAGACCTAAG ATGGACGAAACACAGGCAGTGAACAACGGGGCCTCACCCGCCTCCAGGAAGTTGACATCAAGCGACCAGTACCTTGAGCATGCGCAGAAGGCCCCACAAGTTCAGAGGCCGGTTCGCACGTGCGCAGTCGTGTCTCTGTCCTTTCTGTTTGTGTACACAGCCAACCTCGCCATCCAGAACCTTCAAAGTAGTCTGAACCAGGCGGAGGGCCTCGGCATCACCTCTCTTGCCGCTTTGTACGGTGCCATCATTG TGTGCGGCACCATGTCGCCTCTAGTTATCAGGCTGCTGGGTGCCAAGCGGACCCTCCTGCTAGCCTGGGTGTTCCACGCGCTCTACACCCTCAGCAATTTCTACCCGACTTTCCCCACTCTTTTGACTTCGTCGCTTCTGTTGGGAGCCATCGCGGGCCCCATGTGGACCGCACAGGGCCTCTTCATCTCGGAAAGTGGACTGGCGTACGCTCAATCACACCAG ATGGAACCGCACGAAGCGCTGAGCAAGTTCAGCGGAATCTTCTTTGCCTGTTACGAAGCCACCCAGATCACCGGAAGTCTCATCACCAGCCTCGTGCTCATGCGCGGAAACTACTCAGAAGTGAACAACACTGGTCGCATCTGTGGAGCTG GTGTGTGTCCTGGTCAGGTGACCAACAGCACGCAGATCGAGCAGCCGGAGCAGAGCCTCGTGTACCTGCTGCTGGGGATATTCCTGGCTTGTAACATCCTGGGTCTTGCGCTCACAGCCGCCATTTTGCCGGGGCTTGACAAGAGGCTG GAAACGTCGGCAGGTGAGAACACGTTGGGGTCGAGTGTGACAAGCTGCCTGTCCATGATGCTGGTGCCCCGGATGTTGCTTCTCCTGCCATTTTTCATGGCCCAGGCAATGAATAGCGGCCTGCTGTTCGCCGAGTACACTCAA GCCTTCATCAGCTGTTCCGTGGGTATCCAGTGGGTGGGCTACGTCATGGCCTCGTTCGGTGTTTTGACGGCTGCGCAGGCGCTGGGCCTTAACTTCCTGGCGCGCTACATCGGGCGACAACTCTTGTTTCCTGCCGCGGCGCTGGCGGACATGAGCGTGGCGGTGGCCATGTTGCTGTGGAACCCTGTAGGTGCCGACGTGggactttttttcatcttgccCACAGTATCAGGGTTCGCGGAAGGAATTTTCCAAGCGCAGTTTTATT CTCTGGTTGCTACGGTGTTTCCGACCCAACTGACGGGGGCCTTTGCAGCCTACCACACCTCCAAAGCCACTGCCTTCACCTTGACATTCGTCCTAGCGCGGTTTCTATGTCTACGAGAGAGAATATACTTCATCCTGGCATTTTCTGCCTTAGGACTGTGTGGTTACACTTCCGTGGAAGTGATGATCGCCAAACacaggacaaaagaaaagacaatcgTCGTGGAGCTGGCCGACACTAGGGCGTCGGAGAAGAGTCCTCTCAGGAAACGTAACTCTGACAGTCAGtcactgaataaaaataatatttaa